The sequence ATTAACCCTCCTTTGCATACGTTTAGTGTTACCTATGTTCCCGGTCTATTTTGTTACCCATGTCTCCGGTTTGTACCAGGGTGGGGGCGATCTTAATACAATTGTAGGAACTCCTACAATTTCACTCTTCGCAAAAGATCGCCGGTTGATTATTTCAGTTTTTCCAAGTATTTTCCAAGGTTGCCGATATGTTGTTTGCCGCCTTCGATCGCACCGTATTTTTCATTCACTCTTTCCAGTTCTTCTTTGCTCGGGAAAATTTGCTCCATTATAAGATTTGTGCCTTCTCCAACTTCTTCGAATATAATTTTTGATTCGAAATGGACGTCCTGATCACCTTCTCCATCACCTAGATGTTTATAGTGAATGTGAAGAGGTTCTTTGATATCGGTGAATTGGATCTTGTTTTTATAATCATGTCCGTCCGGCCCGTGCATAATAAATTCCCAAATTCCACCGTTGGTAAAATCCATACGCTTAGTGGTTAATGTAAATCCGTCAGGTCCCCACCATTCCGCAAGATGTTCCGGGATCGACCATACTTCAAAGAGAAGTTCCGTTGGTACGTCGAAATATCTTTTATAAATGACCTTGTTACCTTCTATAATTGTTTCCACGTTATTTTTTATCACGGGTTCTCTCCTTTTTGATCTTTAATACGTATCGATCTAATTTATCCAGACGCTTATTCCATAGATCGATGATATCCAATAACCAATCTTCCATTTCGTTAATACTCGGACCGTTAAGACTATAGATACGTTTTTGCGCTTCCTTCTTCATGTTCAGAACTTTGGCGCTCTTTAATACTTTCAAGTGATGAGAAATAGCAGGTGCGCTTATTTTAAAATTTTGCCCGATCTCGGTCGAGGTGAGTTCGCCATTTTTGGCCACCAATCTCACTATTTCTCTTCTTGTATCGTCTGCAAGAGCGGCGAAAGCGTTCATAAATCTATTATTTAAACAGTTATTTAATTAAGTCAATGTTTAAATAATAGATTTTTTGTTTTAGGAATGAGGGCTTAGAGATCGGTTTATTAGAAGAGGAACCGGGACTCGAAGGCTGGTCGGATTTTGGCTTAAGAAGGGAATATTAGAGAAGTAGTTAGCGATGTTGGAATTCCAACATGAGTTTGTGGTGGAGGATTTTGTTGACAAAAGGAGAATTTTGTGGTAAGCGAAGAACGAACTCTCCCACGAGGCCCTCCTCCTCCACCCGAATCTGGGTGGGGGCGCCGGCTTGAACCATTGTAGGAACTCCTACGGCATCATCCAGATAAACTAAATCAGGATTCTTCTATTAGTTCCAACATTCTTTCTTTCTCTCTGGTATCCGCAGGATAACAAAGAGTTTGGTTGGCCGTAGAAGTCTGGAAGTCTTTGTTCTTTCTATCCAATTCTACGATTCTGTTTCGGATCTTACGAACTACGATCTGGGTCTCTTCCCTATCTTTTCCATCGAGGACAACTACGTATTTTCCTTGGCCGACTCTATAACAATAATCCGTTTCTCCCAGATTTTCCTGGATGGACGCTCTGAGTTCTTCGCAATAATGAGCAAAAAAACCGGCGCCTTTGATTCGGACCATTCTAGTTGTGTTTTGGACCTTGAAAACAGTAAGACTGAAAGGAGTTCCTATCTTAGTGGCTCTTGAGATTGCTTCGTCTATTCTGGATTCTACGGGACTGAACGGATCTCTGAATACCGCGTCTCTTTCTTCCAACATTAATAAATTAGAAAGTACCGGAGATGCAATTTCAGAAATACCAACTGCGGTTTCTCGATCCGTATCTGTCCAAGGTCTTTCCGTTTCGTGGATGAATAACATTCCCACAAGCCAATTCAGGTTTAAAAATGGAAGAATGTCGAAATCGTGCATGAGTCCGATCTCATCGTTGGACAATTGAGATAATAGCTCTGGATTTTTTCTGAAATTTGCGATCCTGAATACTCCAGGAACGTTAGCGACTATTCCAACTAAATTGGAATCCAATCCTAATCTAAATTTTCCGGAAGTATCCGGTGTAAGTAAGTTTGTTCCGAATACTTTGTATTCTTTTCTGGTGCTTCTATCTAAAAGCAGGAAACTCCAACGTCTTAGCCCGAGCTCCTTTTTTAATACTTCGACTAAATAATCATATGCCTCGTCCATATCTCGGACTCCGGCCAGGTCTCTTGCTGTAGCGAGTATTCTTTCGTTACTCTTGACAACTTGGTTCAGGCGATCGTTTTCTTGGTGAAGCGCTTCCAAGTCCATGATCCTTCTTAATACGGATCCTGCCATTTCTCCTACGATCTTCAAAAATTCCAGGTCTTCGATCGTATAGTCTTCGCCTGCGACCGTTTTGCTTAATATTATAATTCCATAAAACTCGTCGTAACTACGGATCGGAACGAGCATCTCTGCTTCCGTTTTTTCTAGGATCTCTTTCTCTTTTTTAGGAGGAGAATGTTTTAAGATCTCTTTCGCATATACTACGGAAGGTGTTTTTAATGCAGCTTGGTAACTTTCGTCCCCAACCTCTAAAACCCAGTCAGGATCCGCTCCGATACCTTGGGCCTCCACTACTCTGAGCACATCGTATTCTCCATTTGTAGAAGAGAAGACTACGATTGATTCGGCACCGATCTGCCCTTGGATAGAGAAACTTAAGTTCTCGAAGAAGTTGGTAAAATCTTTGGAAGCTGAAATCTCTTTAGAGATTTCGAATGCAGATAAATAGTTCTCCAATTTTTTACGGGAAGCGATCTGTAGATCGATCGGCATCGTAGAATAATCGGAATCATCATCGAATAAGAACTGTGCGTTCTCGGTATCGCTCTGCTCTTTACTGAAAGGACGAGTTGCTTCTTGGCTTGCTTGGTTTTCCGCGTCCTTAACCCAATCATCGAATGGATCTTGAATCGCATCCGGTTTAGAAAGTCCGAGAGGGATATTCTCTTCTTCCTTTGCTTCTTCCGCTTTAGACAATAATCCTTTGTGTTGAGTTTCTTCCGGAAGATCTCCGAAGTCCGCACCCAGATCCGAATCTTCCAAACCCAATCCGAGGTCGGGATCTACTCCAAAATCCGATTCTTCTTCCGTAAAAGAACCGAAGTCTGTAGAAGAAAGATCAAAGTCGCTGCTTACATCTTCTCCAAAACTTTCCTCGCCGAAAGCGGAGTCTGGGAAAGAAACTTCCGAATCTGAATCTTCTCCTCCGAAAGTTTCATTTGAAGTTTCTGTTCCGAAATCAATATCTCCGAAATCTGCAGAAGGAGAATCAAAACTAAAATCTTCATCAGAGGAAGTGGAGACAGTCGCAGGTTCGAAGTTAGTAGGGTCTTCATAGGCAGAAGATGCCTTCTCTTTTCTTCCGCCAAAATCCATTGCCTTTTCTAAAAGGCCTTTGGCACGTACTGCCATGGATTTTTTCAAAAGAGAAGGTTTTTCATCTCCGGAAACTGCAACCGAAGATGATTTAGTTCCGGATTCCAAATTCCCGGAACGAATAAGACGAGTGACCTTGTCTAATAGACCCATCGTCAAACGCCGATTTGTTTCATTAATTTCTTATAAAGTTCGAAATAGTCGGAACGAGAGAAGTCACGGATCATATCGTCCGGAAGATTTCCGAGTAACTCATCCAGATAGAGAAGAATTCGTTTCATCTCATCTTGGGTAGGAGTTGCTTCACCGGTTTCGACTTCTTCTGCAGCAGCTCCTGCTTGGCGGATCTCTTCCAGAGGAGAAAGTTCATTCTCGTCGGCATACTCGTCCAAGATAAAGTTCAGTTCCGATTCCGGAGCCAATTTTTCTATAGTCGGGATAATCTCCCCGCCCACATCTTCTGCAAAATCCAAACCTGAAATTTGGATATCATCTTCAAAGGAGCCCAATGCGTTCAGGTCGTTTGCTTCAGGAGGAGAAGATAATAATTGGTCCAAGTCCTCTGAATCCACCTCTTGCGGAGTTTCATCCGAGAGTAAATTCCCTAATTCGTCATTGGATAATGTGATCGGCTCATCCGCTCCTTCTCCCAGATCCCAATCGGAAGGTGCGGCAACGGAATTCTCTTCTCCTGTGCCAAGATCGTTGAGATCCGCAACAGGTCCGTCCCAATCTATATCATAATCGGTAGATACGTCAGGTGTCCCTATATCGTCTAACTCGTTGATCGGAAGTGAGATTGGTTCGTCAGAATCTTCCATTAGATCGGAAGAAGCGGTATCTACTTCAGGCTCTTCTTCCAATAAATGTCCCAACTCGTCTTCAGAAAGTGCGATAGGTTCATCCGCTTCTGCATCTAAACTGAAGTCTCCGAATTCTACAGGAGCAGCGTCTTCATGTTCCTCAGGTGGAGCATCCGCAAATATATCCGCATCCGAAGCTTCTTCTTCTCCGGAAGATAATAGGTCTCCTAATTCGTCGTCTGAGAGTGCGATCGGTTCGTCTTCTTCCGAATCCAAGGAAGAGACTGTTTCCTCTTCTCCGGAGAGTAAGTTTCCGAGTTCATCGTCTGAAAGTGCAATCGGTTCGTTATCATCTAAGTCGGAGGAAAGATCTAAAGAAGTTCCGGTATGTTCTTCTTCCTCTTCTGTTCCGGATGATAATAGATTTCCAAGTTCGTCGTCTGAAAGTGCGATCGGTTCGTCCGGATCGGAACTTTCGGAGAAGAAATCTTCTTCGGAAGTTTCCGTAGGAGAGAAGCCCAGCAGATCGGAATCGGAACTTCCTAAAATGTCCTCATCGCTTGCGGAAGTGAAGTCCCCTAAAGATTCTTCGAATGCTTTTTCTTCGGACTTAGCATTGTCTTCGAAATCTCCCAGATCCAATCCTGTATCCAGAGGATTTTCTTCTTCTCCCATTCCGAAATTGTCGAAATCTGAAACAGGAAGAGAAATAGACTCCTCTTCTCCGCCAAATTCGTCTTTGGCCTCTTCAGGCTCTGAATCAAAATTAAAATCGCTTAGGTCTAGTTCAGAAGAAGGATCAGTATCTTCTTCCATTCCAAACTCCGACTCTGCAGTAGGAGCTCCTACAGAATCAAGATCGTCTAGTTGGATACTTTCGATCTCGTCCTCATCACCTGAGGATAATAAATTGCCTAATTCGTCGTCGGAGAGTGCGATCGGCTCGTTTGCTTCTTCTATATCAGAGGAAGAAGTATGCTCTTCGGAAACCGAACCAAGATCCAGATCTCCAAAATCTCCCATCTCATCGAAAGAATTTTTGCTCTCTAAAGAAGGATCACCTTCTAAAAGATGATCCAATTCGTCCGTGGAAAGTGCGATGTCTTTCTCTTCTTCGCCTTCGAAATTAATGTCTTCGGTCAATTCGGAAGAAGGAGTAGATATATCGTCTCCGCCAAGATCTCCGAATCCTTCTTCTTCCATATTCGGACTGAAGTCTTCCGCCATGATATCGTCTAACTCATGTTCGGAGAGCGAGATCGGACCTTCGTCATCCGAAACGATTTCGTCTTCGAATGTTTTGGAACCTGAATCTTCCGGCGCGGAAACTTCTTCTTCGTCCATGGAGAAGTCTGCAAGATTGGAACCTATATCAATATTATGTAATTCGTCATCTGAAAGTGAGATAGGTGTCTCATCATCCAAGTCTGCGTCCGAGAGTCCGACTACCTCGTCTTGGTCGGAACCTTCTCCGCCCCAATCGAATGGTTGGTCGTCTGAATGGAATGCGGAAGACGGCACTTCTCCAGGCTGAGAAAAATCTCCCAGGTCCAAGGAGCCTAAGTCTCCGAATGCTTCCTCATGATCTTCTACGGAAGAAGTAGAAGGACTAGATTCTTTCCAAGAAGGAGCGGAGGAAGAAGATGTAGAAGGAGATAGATCATCGTCAATATCCAGAAGTCTGTCGATCTCAGCATCGATCATCGGATCTGTGAGTTCGAAATCGAAATCTTCGTCCAGATGGACAGACTCATCTAATTGGCTTAGGTCTGAACCGAAATCCGTTTCTTCCGGTTCGAAGTTCGGAATATCATCCGGATAATCGTCTCCGGAGGAAGCGAGTAATTCCTCAAAGCCTTCGCTGTCTGGAGAATCTCCCGGAACGGAATCGAAATTAAAATCGGAGGAATCCCCATCGCTAGCCAAGAGAGAATCTATTTCGTCCAAGCTCATTTCACTCGGATCAAAATCCTCTCCATTTCCGGCTGGAAACCCCTCTCCCTCGTCTATCGTAAAATCGTCCGCCATGCTTCCTACAGTATTCTAAAAATCCGTCTGTCTAATTCGGAGGATCTCCTAAGTTGCAGGAAATACAATCCGAAAAAATTTCGAGGCAAGTCCTCTATATTAGAAGACCTTCTCTCATTTATGGGACACTTCTTTCGGCTGAACCGATAGAAGTGTCCCTTTATAATTTTCGGAATTTGGAACCCCTAAATATTAGCGGGAAGCTGCTAAAATTCGGGTTTTTGCTTTTAGGACGAGAGTATTTTTCTCGCTGGAGGCAGGAAGAGCTTCCGCTTCTTCTAGGGCTTTTTGGGCGGCTGCAAGGTCGATATCTTCTTTCAGGCTGCCGTGGTCCGTCAAAATCGTAACTTTATTGTCTCTTACTTCGAAAAACCCGCCTTCGATTGCGGCGATTTTGGTTTTATTTCCTTGTCGGACTTCCAATACGCCGATCCCAAGCAGGGAAACAAGAGATGTATGGCCCGGATACACTCCGAAAAACCCTTCGCTTCCAGGCACGACGATGCTGTCCGCATCGCCGTGGAAGAGTAGTTTTTCTGGAGAGATTACCGATACGTCTAGCTTGGCTGCCATCGATTATGCTCTCAGGTTTTTGGACTTCTCGATCGCGTCTTCTATGGTTCCTACCATGTAGAAGGCTTGCTCTGGAAGATGGTCGCAATTTCCGGAAATCAACTCTTTGAAAGAGCGAACTGTATCCGCAAGTTTTACGTATTTTCCGGGAGATCCTGTGAATACTTCCGCTACGTGGAAAGGTTGAGAAAGGAATTTCTCGATCTTTCTTGCTCTCGCAACAAGAACCTTATCATCCTCGGAAAGTTCGTCCATACCAAGGATCGCGATAATATCTTGAAGATCTTTATAACGCTGAAGGATCCTTTGCACCTCACGAGCAACACCGTAGTGTTCCGCTCCCAGAACTTCTGCGTTCATCACGCGGGAAGTAGAATCGAGTGGGTCAACCGCAGGATAAATTCCTTTATCAGAGATCGCACGAGAAAGAACCGTAGTTGCATCCAAGTGAGCGAACGCGTTCGCAGGAGCAGGGTCAGTCAAGTCGTCCGCAGGAACGTAAATCGCCTGAACGGAAGTAATGGATCCCTTACGAGTGGAAGTAATACGCTCTTGAAGAGCACCCATCTCTGTGGAAAGAGTCGGTTGGTATCCTACCGCAGAAGGCATACGTCCGAGTAGAGCCGATACTTCCGATCCCGCTTGGGAGAAACGGAAGATATTGTCTACGAAGAGTAGTACGTCTGTTCCGATGGAATCACGGAAATGTTCCGCCATTGTAAGTGCAGAAAGAGCGACACGAAGACGAGCGCCAGGAGGCTCGTTCATCTGACCGTAACAAAGAACGGTCTTGTTGATAACTCCGGATTCTTTCATCTCTCTCCAGAGGTCGTTTCCTTCTCTAGTTCTTTCGCCAACACCTGCGAATACGGAGAATCCACCGTGTTGTTTCGCGATATTATTGATCAACTCTTGGATAAGAACTGTCTTACCTACTCCGGCTCCTCCGAAGAGTCCGGTCTTTCCACCTTTGATATAAGGTGCAAGAAGGTCGATAACCTTGATCCCTGTTTCGAATACTTCCGTTTTAGGAGAAAGGTCTTCGTAACTTGGAGCCGCTCTGTGAATAGGCTTACGCTCTTTCACTTGGATAGGAGCGCCTTCATCGACTGGATCTCCCAGAACGTTAAAGATCCTTCCGAGGGTTACATCCCCAACCGGAACGGAAATAGGAGCTCCTGTATCGGAAACATCCTGTCCTCGGACCAAGCCGTCAGTGGAAGAAAGAGCGATCGCTCTTACTGCACTACCACCGATATGCTGCTGCACTTCGGCGATAATTTTTTCCTTTTTGCCGTCTACGACCGCGTCGATTTCAAGCGCGTTAAAAATTTCGGGCAGATGTCCGGACTCGAATTCGATATCCAAAACGGATCCGATGATTTGTTTTACTTTACCTTTGCTCATCCAAGTACTCCAATACCAGAACTAGTTTAGCGAGTCCGCACCCGCTACGATCTCCGAGATCTCCTGAGTGATCTTCGCCTGACGAATACGGTTATAACCGCGGGTCAGAAGTTTGATCATCTCGGAGGCCGCGTCCGTTGCGGATTTCATGGCCACGCGCTTTGCGATCTGCTCGGAACAATTCGCTTCCAAGATCGCCTTTAAAAATGCAGTTTTTACCACTAAAGGAAGAAGTGATTCCAAAATATCAGCCGGACTTGGCTCATACAGAACATTGGAACCTACGTTAGCTTCTCCTTGTGCTTCGAACGGAAGAACCTTAGTAACTTCAGCCTCTTGGTTTGCAGAAGAATGATAAACTGTGGAGATAATTTCCACTGAATCCACTTCTTCACTTGCAAATAGACCCAAGAAGAAGTCCGCAAATTCTTCCGCTTCCTTGTAACCGGACTTGTCGTCGATATGAGTGTAGGATTTTTCTATTTTCTCTTTTGCGAATTGGAAATAGGAAATTCCCTTTTTACCTACGACAAAAAGTCGAACATTCACGCCCTGATCTTTCAATTCTTGGATGCGATTTTTTGCTAAACGGATGGTCTTGGAGTTATATCCTCCACAAAGACCTCTGTTTGCAGTGATCACAAGAAGAGCGATCGAACGGATCGTATTCGGTTTTCTTAAATAAGGACTTTTTACTACGGAAGCAAGGGATGCAAGCGCTCCCACCAATTCCTTAATTTTATTAGAGAATGGATGGGACGCGTTCACCCGATCGCTCAACTTTTTGGATTTAGCCGTAGCGACCATTTCCATAGTTCGAGTGATCTTCCGAGTGTTCTTAACGGAGCTGATCCGTTTTTTTATTTCCCGAGGTGTAGCCAAGATTTTTCTCCGCTTACTTCAGGTTCCTAACAAAGTCGGCTGCGATAGAGGCGATGACCTCTCCCAGTTTTCCTTCGTCCGAAATTTTCTTTTCGGTGCGAATAGCGTTCAATACTTCAGGTTGTTGTGTGCGAAGAACGTTTAATAAATGTGCTCCGAACTCTCTCACCTTAGGAACCGGGACCTTGTCCATATGTCCTCTGGTTACCGCGAAAATTTCGACCACTTGTTCTTCGACAGGATATGGGCTGGAAACAGGTTGTTTCAGCATCTCAACGATGCGATATCCTCTGTCCAACTGAGCCTGAGTGATTGGATCCAAATCGGTTCCAAGTTGAGCAAATGCTTCCAACTCTCTGAACTGAGCTAATTCCAATTTCATTTTTCCGGCGACTTGTTTCATCGCTTTGATCTGAGCGGCAGACCCCACACGAGATACGGAGATACCCACATCCACTGCAGGACGAACCCCGGATGCGAATAAGTTGGATTGCAGATAGATCTGACCGTCGGTGATCGAGATCACGTTAGTCGGAATATAAGCGGAAACCTCACCTTCTTGGGTTTCGATGATAGGAAGCGCGGTTAAGGAACCTGCTCCATATTTTTCGTCCAATTTAGCGGCTCTTTCTAATAAGCGAGAGTGAAGATAGAATACGTCTCCAGGATAAGCTTCGCGGCCCGGAGGTCTACGAAGAAGAAGACACATCTGGCGATAAGCAACCGCTTGTTTCGATAAGTCATCATAAACAACCAAGGTAGCTTTTTTCTCGTTATACATGAAGTATTCGGCGAAAGAACAGCCGGAATACGGCGCGATGTATTGCAGAGGAGCAGGATCAGCAGCAGTTGCGGAAACCACGATGGTATAATCCAGGGCTCCAACCGCTTTTAGTTTTTCCACGATAGTCGCTACAGTGGAAGCTTTTTGTCCGATCGCTACGTAAACGCAGATAACTCCGGAACCTTTTTGGTTGATGATCGTATCCAGAGCGATGGAAGTTTTACCGGTTCCACGGTCTCCGATGATCAACTCCCTTTGGCCACGGCCTATCGGGATCATTGCATCAATACTTTTGATACCAGTTTGAAGAGGTTCTTCTACCGGTTGTCTTTTAGAAATACCAGGAGCAGGACTTTCTACCGCACGAGTATGTTTGGTATTGATTGGTCCTTTTCCATCCAGAGGCTCACCGAGTGGGTTTACCACACGTCCGAGCATTTCCGGTCCTACCGGAACCTCTAAGATTTTTCCAATTCTTTTTACAGAGAATCCTTCACGGATGTTTTTATAATCTCCGTAAATGATCACACCCACGGAATTGTCTTCCAAGTTGAAAGCCTGACCGCGAACCCCGTTTTGGAATTCTACGAGTTCTCCAGCCATCACGTTTCTGAGACCGAAAACTCGAGCGATACCGTCCCCTACTTCCAGAACAGTTCCGACTTCTTCGACACCCAGATCTTTTTTATAATTTAAAATTTCCTGTTTGAGGACCGACGTAATTTCGTCTGTTTTAATTTTCATACACCACTCCGACCGGTAATTTGCTGTCCAGCAAGGTTTGCCTTACTTTCTTAAGTTGGCTTTTCATGGAAGAGTCGATCGCCAAGTCTTGGAATCTGACCACGAAACCTCCGAGAAGGCTCGGATCTTCACTTGCTTCCAAGATGAACTCCGATTTGAATCTTTCTTTTAATACTTCCCTTAATTTGGAGAGAGAAGCCTCATCCATAGCGGGATAACTTTTGACTTTCGCGCGAACTCTTCCTGCTTTACGATCCAGTTCTTCTTGGACAGCTTCGTGAATTTCGGAAAGAAATGAAAATCTTCCCCTACGAAGAAGCACCTGTAAAAAGTTCAGTGTGATTTCCGAAATTTTCCCCTGGAAGGTCTTTAATAGAACCGCCTCCTTATCTTCCCTTTTAACGGAAGGGGTATCGAAAAAATCGCGGAACTGAGGTTCTATCTTAAAAATACTTACGATAGAATCCAATTCCTGTTCGGCTTCTTCCGGAGAAGAACTAGCGTCCGCAAAAGCGGCCGCGTATGTTTTTGGGATCGCAGAATAGCTCATATTACGCGCTCAGTTTCTTGATCTTGCCTAACTCGTTCTCGATAAAGGACTTGTAATCGTCCGCTTTTAACTGTTTCTCCAGAACCAGTGCCGCGACTTGAACGGTCATGTCTACGATCTGTCCTTGGAGTTCTGCCAATGCTTTGGATTTTGCTAGTTCGATATCTTTCAGTGCAGTATCTTTAAGAGCCTTCACTTCTTTCGAAGCATCATCCAACATTTTGTTTTTCAGGTTAGTAGCGTCCGATTTGGCTTCCGCTACGATTCCGTTAGCTTGGTCTTTTGCTTGAGCGATTCTTGTTTCATAATCTTTCAGCAGAGATTCCGCCTCGGAACGTACGTCAGCAGCCTTACGAATATCGTTTTGGATGGTCTCAGCTCTCTCATCCAGAGCCTTGAGGATCACATCCCAAGCGAAAACTTTAAGGATAATGACGACTATCGTGAAGGTAATCAGGGTCCAAATGATCAGACCCGGATTAACGTCTAGTAGTGCGCCTAATCCCCTGTCAGCTGCCAAGAGAAACAAGATTATTTACCTTCAGCCGGTGCAGAAACTTCAGTTTTAGCAGCAGATGCTTTGCTAACTGCTGTATTTAGAGTTCCACCTGCGAGGAACGCAATAACGATTGCGAACAGAGCCGCACCTTCGATAAGGGCTGCAGAGATGATCATTGCAGTTTGGATTTTACCAGCTGCATCAGGTTGACGGCTGATTCCTTCAGCAGCAGAGCCACCGATTCTTCCAATTCCGAGTCCTGCGCCTAAAATAGCGAGTCCAGCTGCGATTCCTACTCCAATGTAACCTAGTCCGAATTCCATTTTATTACTTTCTCCTATTTGAAATCAAAACGCTTATAATTAAAATTAGTGCCTATGCATGCTCGAGCCCACGAAGAGCGAGGTTAGAAGAGCAAAAACGTAAGCCTGTAAGAAGGCCACGAATAATTCTAAGAAATAGATCGCGGTAGCTCCG is a genomic window of Leptospira dzoumogneensis containing:
- a CDS encoding SRPBCC family protein yields the protein MIKNNVETIIEGNKVIYKRYFDVPTELLFEVWSIPEHLAEWWGPDGFTLTTKRMDFTNGGIWEFIMHGPDGHDYKNKIQFTDIKEPLHIHYKHLGDGEGDQDVHFESKIIFEEVGEGTNLIMEQIFPSKEELERVNEKYGAIEGGKQHIGNLGKYLEKLK
- a CDS encoding ArsR/SmtB family transcription factor, which produces MNAFAALADDTRREIVRLVAKNGELTSTEIGQNFKISAPAISHHLKVLKSAKVLNMKKEAQKRIYSLNGPSINEMEDWLLDIIDLWNKRLDKLDRYVLKIKKERTRDKK
- the atpG gene encoding ATP synthase F1 subunit gamma; this encodes MATPREIKKRISSVKNTRKITRTMEMVATAKSKKLSDRVNASHPFSNKIKELVGALASLASVVKSPYLRKPNTIRSIALLVITANRGLCGGYNSKTIRLAKNRIQELKDQGVNVRLFVVGKKGISYFQFAKEKIEKSYTHIDDKSGYKEAEEFADFFLGLFASEEVDSVEIISTVYHSSANQEAEVTKVLPFEAQGEANVGSNVLYEPSPADILESLLPLVVKTAFLKAILEANCSEQIAKRVAMKSATDAASEMIKLLTRGYNRIRQAKITQEISEIVAGADSLN
- the atpE gene encoding ATP synthase F0 subunit C, with protein sequence MEFGLGYIGVGIAAGLAILGAGLGIGRIGGSAAEGISRQPDAAGKIQTAMIISAALIEGAALFAIVIAFLAGGTLNTAVSKASAAKTEVSAPAEGK
- the atpH gene encoding ATP synthase F1 subunit delta, translated to MSYSAIPKTYAAAFADASSSPEEAEQELDSIVSIFKIEPQFRDFFDTPSVKREDKEAVLLKTFQGKISEITLNFLQVLLRRGRFSFLSEIHEAVQEELDRKAGRVRAKVKSYPAMDEASLSKLREVLKERFKSEFILEASEDPSLLGGFVVRFQDLAIDSSMKSQLKKVRQTLLDSKLPVGVVYEN
- a CDS encoding GAF domain-containing protein; amino-acid sequence: MGLLDKVTRLIRSGNLESGTKSSSVAVSGDEKPSLLKKSMAVRAKGLLEKAMDFGGRKEKASSAYEDPTNFEPATVSTSSDEDFSFDSPSADFGDIDFGTETSNETFGGEDSDSEVSFPDSAFGEESFGEDVSSDFDLSSTDFGSFTEEESDFGVDPDLGLGLEDSDLGADFGDLPEETQHKGLLSKAEEAKEEENIPLGLSKPDAIQDPFDDWVKDAENQASQEATRPFSKEQSDTENAQFLFDDDSDYSTMPIDLQIASRKKLENYLSAFEISKEISASKDFTNFFENLSFSIQGQIGAESIVVFSSTNGEYDVLRVVEAQGIGADPDWVLEVGDESYQAALKTPSVVYAKEILKHSPPKKEKEILEKTEAEMLVPIRSYDEFYGIIILSKTVAGEDYTIEDLEFLKIVGEMAGSVLRRIMDLEALHQENDRLNQVVKSNERILATARDLAGVRDMDEAYDYLVEVLKKELGLRRWSFLLLDRSTRKEYKVFGTNLLTPDTSGKFRLGLDSNLVGIVANVPGVFRIANFRKNPELLSQLSNDEIGLMHDFDILPFLNLNWLVGMLFIHETERPWTDTDRETAVGISEIASPVLSNLLMLEERDAVFRDPFSPVESRIDEAISRATKIGTPFSLTVFKVQNTTRMVRIKGAGFFAHYCEELRASIQENLGETDYCYRVGQGKYVVVLDGKDREETQIVVRKIRNRIVELDRKNKDFQTSTANQTLCYPADTREKERMLELIEES
- a CDS encoding F0F1 ATP synthase subunit B — encoded protein: MFLLAADRGLGALLDVNPGLIIWTLITFTIVVIILKVFAWDVILKALDERAETIQNDIRKAADVRSEAESLLKDYETRIAQAKDQANGIVAEAKSDATNLKNKMLDDASKEVKALKDTALKDIELAKSKALAELQGQIVDMTVQVAALVLEKQLKADDYKSFIENELGKIKKLSA
- the atpA gene encoding F0F1 ATP synthase subunit alpha, with product MKIKTDEITSVLKQEILNYKKDLGVEEVGTVLEVGDGIARVFGLRNVMAGELVEFQNGVRGQAFNLEDNSVGVIIYGDYKNIREGFSVKRIGKILEVPVGPEMLGRVVNPLGEPLDGKGPINTKHTRAVESPAPGISKRQPVEEPLQTGIKSIDAMIPIGRGQRELIIGDRGTGKTSIALDTIINQKGSGVICVYVAIGQKASTVATIVEKLKAVGALDYTIVVSATAADPAPLQYIAPYSGCSFAEYFMYNEKKATLVVYDDLSKQAVAYRQMCLLLRRPPGREAYPGDVFYLHSRLLERAAKLDEKYGAGSLTALPIIETQEGEVSAYIPTNVISITDGQIYLQSNLFASGVRPAVDVGISVSRVGSAAQIKAMKQVAGKMKLELAQFRELEAFAQLGTDLDPITQAQLDRGYRIVEMLKQPVSSPYPVEEQVVEIFAVTRGHMDKVPVPKVREFGAHLLNVLRTQQPEVLNAIRTEKKISDEGKLGEVIASIAADFVRNLK
- the atpD gene encoding F0F1 ATP synthase subunit beta, with product MSKGKVKQIIGSVLDIEFESGHLPEIFNALEIDAVVDGKKEKIIAEVQQHIGGSAVRAIALSSTDGLVRGQDVSDTGAPISVPVGDVTLGRIFNVLGDPVDEGAPIQVKERKPIHRAAPSYEDLSPKTEVFETGIKVIDLLAPYIKGGKTGLFGGAGVGKTVLIQELINNIAKQHGGFSVFAGVGERTREGNDLWREMKESGVINKTVLCYGQMNEPPGARLRVALSALTMAEHFRDSIGTDVLLFVDNIFRFSQAGSEVSALLGRMPSAVGYQPTLSTEMGALQERITSTRKGSITSVQAIYVPADDLTDPAPANAFAHLDATTVLSRAISDKGIYPAVDPLDSTSRVMNAEVLGAEHYGVAREVQRILQRYKDLQDIIAILGMDELSEDDKVLVARARKIEKFLSQPFHVAEVFTGSPGKYVKLADTVRSFKELISGNCDHLPEQAFYMVGTIEDAIEKSKNLRA
- the atpC gene encoding ATP synthase F1 subunit epsilon, which translates into the protein MAAKLDVSVISPEKLLFHGDADSIVVPGSEGFFGVYPGHTSLVSLLGIGVLEVRQGNKTKIAAIEGGFFEVRDNKVTILTDHGSLKEDIDLAAAQKALEEAEALPASSEKNTLVLKAKTRILAASR